The following coding sequences are from one Beggiatoa alba B18LD window:
- a CDS encoding class I SAM-dependent methyltransferase — MDLQKIYSTRFLEEELPAKNRIWKIICDDFLSQFIGKNDTVVDIGAGYCEFINNIQCGKKIAIDLNPDVKKFAAGNIQIINESCTAIASLDDESADIVFMSNFLEHLQDKRQVLETIEESKRILKKGGKLLILQPNIRFLADVYWDFFDHHVPLSDRSLVEILESLDMQIVKNYPKFLPYTTKSRLPKADIFVKLYLRFPLAWQILGKQAFIVAQKV, encoded by the coding sequence ATGGACTTACAAAAAATCTACTCAACCCGCTTCTTAGAAGAAGAACTCCCTGCTAAAAATCGCATTTGGAAAATTATCTGCGATGATTTTCTCTCTCAATTCATTGGAAAAAACGATACAGTTGTTGATATTGGCGCAGGTTACTGCGAATTTATCAATAATATCCAATGTGGGAAAAAAATCGCCATTGATTTAAATCCTGATGTCAAAAAATTTGCTGCTGGCAATATTCAGATTATTAACGAATCTTGTACTGCAATTGCTTCATTAGATGATGAAAGTGCGGATATTGTGTTCATGAGTAATTTTCTAGAACATTTACAAGATAAACGTCAAGTCTTAGAAACAATTGAAGAAAGTAAACGGATTTTAAAAAAAGGTGGGAAATTGCTGATTCTACAACCTAATATTCGCTTTTTAGCAGATGTTTATTGGGACTTCTTTGATCATCACGTCCCTTTAAGCGATCGCAGTTTGGTAGAAATTCTTGAATCGTTAGATATGCAAATTGTGAAAAACTATCCCAAATTTCTACCCTACACCACTAAAAGTCGCCTGCCTAAAGCGGATATTTTTGTCAAACTCTATCTACGTTTTCCATTAGCGTGGCAAATTCTTGGCAAACAAGCTTTTATCGTGGCACAAAAGGTTTAA
- a CDS encoding GtrA family protein: protein MLKKAFFSTTFLKFLAVGGFAALVNFFSRIGFSYFVGYTVAIILAYCLGIVTAFIFNKLYVFNHKVGRRSHAEQFYYFFLINLVGLAQTLVISLLLAHYLLPALGITRAVEEIAHFIGICVPVFTSYLGHKYITFRPA from the coding sequence ATGCTAAAAAAAGCATTCTTTTCGACCACGTTTCTAAAATTTCTAGCGGTTGGTGGGTTTGCTGCCCTCGTTAATTTCTTCTCACGAATTGGCTTTAGCTACTTTGTTGGCTATACCGTCGCCATTATTTTGGCTTACTGTTTAGGAATTGTAACCGCCTTTATTTTCAATAAACTATATGTTTTTAACCATAAAGTTGGTCGTCGTTCCCATGCAGAACAGTTTTATTACTTTTTCCTCATCAATCTTGTCGGACTTGCACAAACCCTTGTTATTAGCCTCTTATTGGCACATTACCTTCTACCCGCATTAGGGATTACCCGCGCAGTTGAAGAAATTGCCCATTTCATCGGTATTTGTGTCCCCGTTTTCACCAGCTACTTGGGACATAAATACATCACTTTCCGCCCCGCTTAA
- a CDS encoding NAD(P)/FAD-dependent oxidoreductase translates to MSKIAVIGAGPMGLMCTYELLKAGHQVDLYERDNRIGGMTASFDFAGLKIERYYHFICATDDPLFALLDELELADKCRWQATKMGFFYQGKLYPWGHPFALLRFPHLSWLSKFRYALHVMYTKNIQNWEKYDKIPCTDWLKSWIGEKAYQVLWNSLFELKFFEYKDSLSAAWIGTRIKRIALSRASLWEERLGYLTGGSDTLLDAMENRIKALNGQILLNSHIEKILMADGKVQGLQIKGEQRTYDKVISTIPLPYVPHIAPDLPTATLEKIRQIKNIGVACAIFKLKQPLSENFWMNINDSSMKIPGVIEYSNLNPELGTHIVYVPFYMPQTHPKYRQDSQLFIDEVLQYFQQLNPAFKPDWVLASHVSRYEFAQVVCPPNFYAQLPAMQSEITGFFMADTAYYYPEDRSITESVKVGKQLAQLANQ, encoded by the coding sequence ATGTCAAAAATTGCGGTAATTGGTGCAGGACCGATGGGCTTAATGTGCACCTACGAATTATTAAAAGCAGGTCATCAAGTCGACTTATACGAACGCGACAACCGTATTGGTGGTATGACTGCCTCATTTGATTTTGCAGGTCTAAAAATCGAACGCTATTACCACTTTATTTGTGCGACCGACGACCCGTTATTTGCTTTACTCGATGAATTGGAATTAGCTGATAAATGTCGCTGGCAAGCCACCAAAATGGGTTTTTTCTATCAAGGCAAACTCTACCCGTGGGGACATCCTTTCGCCCTGTTACGCTTCCCGCATTTAAGTTGGCTGTCTAAATTCCGCTATGCCCTGCATGTGATGTACACCAAAAACATCCAAAACTGGGAAAAATACGACAAAATCCCCTGCACAGACTGGCTAAAAAGCTGGATAGGCGAAAAAGCCTACCAAGTTTTATGGAATAGCCTATTTGAACTCAAATTTTTTGAATATAAAGATTCCCTTTCGGCAGCATGGATAGGTACACGCATCAAACGCATCGCCTTATCACGCGCAAGCCTATGGGAAGAACGCTTAGGCTATTTAACGGGGGGGTCAGATACCCTACTCGATGCCATGGAAAACCGTATTAAAGCCCTCAATGGGCAGATTTTACTCAACAGCCACATTGAAAAAATTCTCATGGCTGACGGAAAAGTACAAGGTTTACAAATTAAAGGCGAACAACGGACTTATGACAAAGTCATCTCCACCATTCCCTTGCCCTACGTACCACATATTGCCCCTGATTTACCCACTGCCACGTTAGAAAAAATTCGCCAAATTAAAAATATTGGTGTTGCCTGCGCTATTTTTAAGCTCAAACAACCATTAAGCGAAAATTTTTGGATGAATATCAATGATAGTTCTATGAAAATTCCAGGGGTGATTGAATACAGCAATCTCAATCCTGAATTAGGCACACACATCGTTTATGTCCCCTTCTACATGCCACAAACGCATCCCAAATACCGCCAAGACAGCCAATTATTTATTGACGAAGTCCTGCAATACTTCCAACAGCTTAACCCCGCTTTCAAGCCAGACTGGGTTTTAGCCAGCCACGTTTCCCGCTACGAATTCGCGCAAGTGGTTTGTCCACCAAATTTCTACGCCCAACTGCCTGCAATGCAAAGTGAAATAACAGGCTTTTTCATGGCAGATACCGCCTATTACTATCCCGAAGACCGTTCCATTACAGAAAGCGTCAAAGTTGGAAAACAACTCGCACAACTTGCAAATCAATGA
- a CDS encoding NAD-dependent epimerase/dehydratase family protein yields the protein MNQDEKLFFIHLPKTAGTSLRAIVEQEYSEDERVFIYDLSPEALEIAKQKAQHAKIIYGHITFWIHNTLGIAHEQTRYFTLLRDPIERVISLYSHYARHPDTPYHTMIQQGMSLYAFLEKQITFETNNHMTRTIVGYQEMGFLDNPHVLNLAIKRLHNRFGFVGLSDRFEESIQILKEKLGWHSTILPILNTDETGIAQQIDAKTRQLIEKHNRLDKLLYDYVKRHFPHKGIMKFGDKIVVTGAAGLVGQNLIVQLKEMGYYNIVAIDKHEYNLSILKQLHPEVETVLADLAEEGTWTEHFAEAACLLMLQAQITGKNTELFVRNNITSTEKVLNAVRQHKVPYIVHISSSVVNSVAHDDYTETKKAQEKLVVESGIPHSILRPTLMFGWFDPKHLGWLSRFMEKVPAFPIPGDGRYMRQPLYNKDFCKMIIDCMEKQPQGTIYDVVGNQNIDYVDIIKTIKQVKELKTPIVHIPYSLFYILLKVYALFSSKPPFTADQLKALTAGDCFTGVNTEATFGVKQTPFYQAMQETFCDPRYKDVVLKR from the coding sequence ATGAATCAAGACGAAAAACTATTTTTTATCCATCTGCCAAAAACCGCAGGGACTTCCTTACGTGCGATTGTAGAACAAGAGTATTCAGAAGATGAGCGCGTATTTATTTACGACTTAAGTCCTGAAGCCCTTGAAATCGCCAAACAAAAAGCGCAACACGCTAAAATCATCTATGGGCATATTACTTTTTGGATTCACAACACATTAGGAATCGCCCACGAACAAACTCGCTACTTTACGCTATTACGTGACCCCATCGAGCGTGTTATTTCCCTCTATAGCCATTATGCGCGTCATCCTGATACGCCCTACCACACGATGATTCAACAAGGGATGAGTCTTTATGCGTTTTTAGAAAAACAAATTACCTTTGAAACCAACAACCATATGACACGCACCATTGTTGGTTATCAAGAAATGGGATTTTTAGATAATCCGCACGTTCTGAATTTAGCCATCAAACGCTTACATAACCGTTTCGGCTTTGTTGGATTGTCAGACCGTTTTGAAGAATCAATACAAATCCTAAAAGAAAAACTAGGTTGGCACTCCACAATTTTACCGATACTCAACACGGATGAAACAGGAATAGCCCAACAAATTGACGCAAAAACAAGACAACTCATTGAAAAACACAATCGTTTAGACAAACTCCTTTACGACTACGTAAAAAGACACTTTCCACACAAGGGCATCATGAAATTTGGTGATAAGATTGTTGTAACAGGCGCGGCGGGACTGGTTGGGCAAAACTTAATTGTACAACTCAAAGAAATGGGTTATTACAATATTGTTGCCATCGATAAACATGAATACAACCTTTCTATACTCAAACAGCTCCATCCCGAAGTGGAAACCGTTTTAGCCGATTTAGCGGAAGAAGGCACATGGACAGAACACTTTGCCGAAGCCGCCTGCTTACTCATGTTACAAGCTCAAATCACAGGCAAAAATACCGAACTCTTTGTTCGCAATAACATCACTTCAACCGAAAAAGTATTAAATGCGGTTCGTCAACACAAAGTCCCCTACATCGTTCACATCAGCTCCTCTGTAGTAAACTCCGTCGCACATGACGACTACACCGAAACCAAAAAAGCCCAAGAAAAATTAGTTGTAGAAAGCGGTATTCCCCACAGTATCCTACGCCCTACCCTCATGTTTGGCTGGTTTGACCCCAAACACTTAGGCTGGCTCTCCCGTTTTATGGAAAAAGTTCCCGCTTTCCCCATTCCCGGTGATGGTCGTTACATGCGACAACCTTTGTATAACAAAGATTTTTGTAAAATGATTATCGATTGCATGGAAAAACAACCGCAAGGCACAATTTACGATGTTGTCGGTAATCAAAATATTGACTATGTGGATATTATAAAAACCATCAAACAAGTCAAAGAACTCAAAACCCCCATTGTGCACATTCCTTACAGCTTGTTTTATATCCTACTCAAAGTTTACGCCCTCTTTAGCAGTAAACCCCCGTTTACCGCTGACCAACTCAAAGCCCTGACCGCAGGCGATTGTTTTACAGGGGTAAATACCGAAGCCACCTTTGGCGTAAAACAAACCCCTTTCTATCAAGCCATGCAAGAAACGTTTTGCGACCCTCGTTATAAAGATGTCGTGCTAAAACGCTAA
- a CDS encoding class I SAM-dependent methyltransferase — protein sequence MNLTEQNFDNAYYLMLYPDVANHPAYQGKANGGWLHWEQFGQYESRQARAINQPVASTPPHLKHRSAGYALLQGKGLEIGALNQPAQLPEPCSIEYADVASRETLVQAFPELQNQLNNFVVVNHYCDLDKQGLSPFANGQYDFVILNHVIEHVANPINIVAELFRIVKPNGYIVISAPDKLYTFDKPRELTPFEHLWAEYQQQVSDVTDEHYLDFLRAVHPNVFNCPPEQLSIHIANVKNRREHAHVWDSAHFADFMQTCLSRLNIPATCCFLSEGEQNHFEYFSVWQKL from the coding sequence ATGAATTTAACTGAACAAAACTTTGATAATGCCTATTATCTAATGCTTTATCCTGATGTCGCGAATCATCCTGCTTATCAGGGTAAAGCCAATGGCGGTTGGTTACATTGGGAACAATTCGGACAGTATGAAAGTCGGCAAGCGCGAGCCATCAATCAGCCCGTTGCAAGTACGCCACCCCATTTAAAACACCGTAGCGCAGGCTACGCCCTGTTGCAAGGAAAAGGCTTAGAAATCGGCGCATTAAATCAACCTGCGCAACTGCCTGAACCATGCAGTATTGAATATGCGGATGTTGCTTCACGGGAAACGTTAGTACAAGCCTTTCCTGAGCTACAAAACCAATTAAACAACTTTGTGGTTGTGAATCACTATTGCGATTTAGATAAACAAGGCTTAAGTCCTTTTGCTAATGGACAATATGACTTTGTGATTTTAAATCACGTTATTGAACATGTAGCCAACCCTATCAATATTGTTGCTGAACTGTTTCGTATCGTTAAACCCAACGGCTACATTGTTATTTCCGCGCCTGATAAGTTATATACGTTTGACAAACCGCGAGAATTAACCCCATTCGAGCACTTATGGGCAGAATATCAACAACAAGTTAGTGACGTGACTGATGAACACTATCTCGATTTTCTGCGAGCGGTTCACCCCAACGTTTTTAATTGTCCTCCTGAACAACTATCAATCCACATTGCCAACGTCAAAAATCGGCGCGAACATGCCCATGTTTGGGATAGTGCGCATTTTGCTGACTTTATGCAAACCTGCTTAAGTCGTTTAAATATTCCCGCAACTTGCTGTTTTTTAAGCGAAGGTGAGCAAAACCACTTTGAATATTTTTCCGTTTGGCAAAAACTATAG
- the cbiQ gene encoding cobalt ECF transporter T component CbiQ: MYEVIGVTMGKIVQEYKRNKEYPDIKMQAFSHLSTPYSLIQCLDPRLKIVLAVLFSVWMVTQGRVLALVLGFGLALGTLRLARLSWEIVWARLRPLNLFTVLLWLILPLTNGTTGEIVIWQGLSIYSDGIAQALKITLTMNAIACVLMAFLSTMDIVTIGHALSGLKVPEKLVHLLLFTVRYLTVLHASYQQLTQAMRVRGFRLQATWHCYRSIGFLLGMLLVRSVARAKRIEMAMKCRGFRGQFYLLTRFQWQAKDSLYLIIWGLILFSITAMSLSI; encoded by the coding sequence ATGTATGAAGTGATAGGCGTTACAATGGGCAAAATTGTACAGGAATATAAAAGAAATAAAGAGTATCCAGACATTAAAATGCAAGCATTTTCCCATCTTTCTACGCCTTATAGTCTCATTCAATGTTTAGACCCTCGCTTAAAAATTGTCTTAGCGGTTTTATTTTCGGTATGGATGGTTACGCAAGGACGGGTTTTAGCCCTTGTGTTGGGGTTTGGACTTGCGCTGGGAACGTTGCGGCTTGCCCGTTTATCTTGGGAAATCGTATGGGCACGGTTGCGCCCTTTGAATCTTTTCACCGTGCTTTTATGGCTAATTTTACCGTTGACGAATGGCACAACGGGAGAAATTGTTATATGGCAGGGCTTGTCGATTTATAGCGATGGGATAGCGCAAGCATTGAAAATTACGCTCACCATGAATGCCATTGCCTGCGTGTTAATGGCATTTCTCAGCACGATGGATATTGTCACAATAGGACATGCGTTATCAGGCTTAAAAGTCCCTGAAAAGTTAGTTCATTTACTCTTATTTACAGTGCGATATTTAACTGTTTTACATGCAAGTTATCAGCAACTTACGCAAGCAATGCGCGTGCGGGGGTTTCGGTTACAAGCAACATGGCACTGTTATCGGAGCATTGGCTTTTTATTGGGTATGTTATTAGTGCGCAGTGTCGCACGGGCAAAACGGATTGAAATGGCGATGAAATGTCGCGGATTTCGTGGACAATTTTATCTATTAACAAGGTTTCAATGGCAAGCAAAAGACAGCTTATATTTAATTATTTGGGGACTAATTTTATTCAGCATTACCGCCATGAGCCTGTCTATTTAA